Below is a genomic region from Methanomethylovorans hollandica DSM 15978.
GGTTTTATGTACATGATCCGGTAGCATCAAACTCATTTGTTTCAGAGTAGTTATATTTCGCACTACCATCCACTATTCACAGTTAGATGATTAATATCAAACTGTGAATGTTTACTATGTACAGTATATGTATGATATATAACTTTTGATTTAATTCCTGAATTGTGGCTGTTATTTTTGGATTGGTTAGTCTGAACATCCATAGAAATATATAGTATCTATAATAATATTTGATCAATGACAGACCATACTCTTATCACTACATTATATACTCTTGAACCAGTACTCATCTGTGTTACAAGGCTTTCTCCATCTAAAATAATTATCTTGACAGAAGAAGACACAGCTGAAAAAAAAGCTCAGGCGGAACAGATCCTGGAGGCTACTTTTGGTAAGGTCATAGAGATTAAAAAGGCAGTTACTTCTCTTTATGATCCTGTAAGAGTTGCTCAAGATGTAGCAGCTTTGATCGAAAAGGAACATGCTCAGGGAAGAAAAGTGCAGATAAATGTTTCCGGAGGCAGGAAGCCCCAGGCTTTTGGTGCTCTATTTGGTGCCTATGCACGTAGTGACATGGTAGCACGGATAGTGTATGTTACTGAGGAAGATAATTTCATCATCGATTTCCCTGTACTTAGTTTTAATATCTCTCCAACAAAGAAGATGATTTTAGAACTTGTCCAGAATGGCACAGTTGCAGTCGAGTCTATAGCAATGAGTGTAGGCATCTCTAAAGGAATGGCTTATAATCACCTAAGGGAACTGAAATCCATGGGATATATCACTGACGGGGATGGATATAAGATAACTGATTCCGGTAGACTTGCTGTGATATGAGGGGCCTTTTAGTTTTTGTAGGCAAAGTTCTGGAACAAAGTAAGTGTTGAGTCAGAGAATTTTGAAAAACTTGTTTGACACGAAGCTGCTGAATGAAATATAACTGGTAAAGATGTGGATGGCAGAGGACCGGAAGCCTGCGGAAGTGTTGCTTGAAAATAATAGGGAAAAATAGCGATTGAAAGGCATAATTGGAAGTAATTATCATGATGGAGATTGAAATTAGAAATTGTTATAATACGTAGTTCACTTAAATCTACATGAAAAAAAGACAGAGCGAATGTATATTCGCTCATATGTTAACGTGTTATAGTTAACTTTGGTTTCTGTGCATCATTTGATACCTCAGAACTGTAGAACGCAATGTAATTTCCACTTTCTGTCTTTGCTTTCAGGAAGAAGCCAGTGTTCTTGTATTTACCACTTACATATTCTTTGACAAGCTGGGTTACATCAAATTCATAATATTTGTTATCAGGTGCTTTACTACCTGCAAATGTTAGTGAAGCATATGGAGTAGTACCTTGTGACACACCGTTCTTATCGAACCAATTTCCTCCTGCATTACTCCACGGAGTACCAGAAGCCCGGTTGTTCCAGGTAACATATTTGGGATCCCATTCCACTGGCCTGTAAACTTCTACTACAGTATCAGAAGTGCGGGTAGCTGCTGCAGGATAATACCAGTAAAGCGAGAGAGTTGCTTTAGATATTGTATCTGTTGTCTTGTACGCACTAAGATCGAACAACAATACATCTCTGGAGCTACTTGTGCTTCTTCCAACATCAAGGTAGGTAGTAGTCGAAAGAACAGTAGTTGGAGAAGATTGTCTCAGTCGGTTGTCGTAAGTAGGTATATAAGAGACAGAACTTGGTGTATTACTAACAACTACTTTTAATGTATCTGTGGATTTCTGTCCTGCTGTATCTGTAACAGTTAGAGTTACAGTGTAAGTGCCTGCTATAGTATACGTTTTTGAAGTAGTCTTTGTAGTTGCATCAGCGTTTATTCCATTTGACACATCGAAATCCCATGAATACGAAGCTATACCTTTGTCATCAGTTGAAGCACTTGCATCAAAACTTACAGCTGAACCAACCGTTGCAGTCTTGTCAGCGCCTGCATTTGCAACAGGAGCATAATCTATAGAAGTTGAACCTGAAGATGGTGTAATGGTTAATTTAGGTCTCATTACAGCATTTGAATATTCTGAACTGTAGAATGCAATATAGTTTCCACTTTCAGTCTTTGCTTTGATGAAGAAACCAGTGTTCTTGTATTTGCCACTTACATACTCCTTTACTAACTGAGTGACATCAAACTCATGGTACTTGTTATCAGGCACAGTGCCAGCAGAGAATGTTACTGATGCATAAGGTGTAGTACCTTGAGATACTGCATTCTTATCATACCAGTTTCCACCTGCTATACTCCAAAGAGTTCCTGATGCCCTTGAGTTCCAGCTCACATATTTTGGGTCCCATTCAACAGGCCTGTATACTTCAACTACAGTATCAGAAGTATGGGTAGCACCTGCAGGGTAATACCAATATAGTGAGAGAGTTGCCTTTGATATTATATCAGTTGTCTTGTAAGCACTAAGGTCGAAAAACATCAAATCCCTGCTACACGATGTACTTTTTCCAACATCGAGGTAGGTAGTAGTGGAAAGAACACTCGTTGGAGAAGATTGTCTCAGTCGGTTGTCGTACTTAGGAATGTAAGAAACAGAAACAGCTGGACTTGTTGTATTTAATGCCTGCTTGATGACCCAGTATGCTGGTTTTTTGGTACCGTTGTCGTGAATTAGACCAAAGTAGTATTCTGTGTTAAGTTTTTCAGTAGTAGATATTTTCTTATCAAAAAGGTTGAATGGGAAAAACGCACCTAAAAACTCTTTTTTGTTATAGAATTCTATTGCTTGTCTGAACATTTCTTCCTGAGCTTCTTCGCTCATATAGTCAGACCCATAGTTAAAAACACCCTCTGTGATGATTTCAAACTTAGAGCCGGGTCCATATGTTGGAGCACCATATTCAGTGATCCATATTTTTTTGTCACTGTCCCCATTTTTCACCATTATTTCACGAACTGAATCAATAGACTTCCATCCATTCCACTCAACTTCACTATTTGGAGCTGCAGGATAGGTATATGGATGTAAAGCTATGGCATCAAAATAGCCTTTTGCTCCTGCTTCATAAAGCGAGTTTATAAAATCTACAGGAGAAATATTATTGTCCTTAGTAACTGCCATTGCCAACCCACCTGATATAACCCTAGCATTTGGGTTTCCTTCTTTAATTGCAGTGTATGATAGCTTTAACAATTCAGCATAACTTTCTGCATTTGAGGCAGGGTACCATCCACCTTCAAGATTTGGCTCATTCCAGATTTCAAAGTATTCTATTGGTCCATAGGCAGATTCTTTATATCTTATGGCTACTTGCTTGGCAAAGTAGGCAAAATCTTCGAACTCTTTAGGGGGAGATTGGCGATTCTCATTATAAAGGCCTTCCTGAATAGCCCATTCTGGGGGCAGATGTATTATTATAAGAGATTTGATGCCATATTTTTGAGCAGTTTTTGCTACTTTATCAGATGTCTCCCAGTTATAGATTCCACGTTCCTTTTCGACAGCTCTCCATTCAATGTCCCATCTGACCCAAGTTACTCCTAGTTGTGTTAGGTTTTGGAAATATTTATCCAGATTTTGTTGATCCAGATACGTCAAATCACCACCTGCAGCAATTCCAACATTCGATGACAATGTACTTGCACTTGAACTTGCAGAAAGCAGTATTGCAACCAATACAGCCAAGAGAACACTTTCGATTAGTTTTAATGTCATGATCCACTCCTCTTATTATACCATGTAACCCATAATTATTAAATCGATGTTAATAGAAAACTGGTCTGTAGAAATCCTGCTAATTCAAACAATAATTCATGGCAATAAAATATTGAATGTAGTTTCAATATCGATGTTTTTGACGAATTCTAGCTAAAGCTATTAATTTCAATTGTTTTCTACAAAGCCAAAAAATACCTATTTTAAAAGAACGGTGCCAAAAGTAACAGAAAAGCACCAAACTTTAAATAGGGCACACATCTACTTTATTGAATATTAACAACGTAATAGTTCTTGATATTGGATTCCCTGGTAGTTCCAGTATATGATATGCAATGCCTTGCTACTGCTTTGTCATTTAGATAATTTTGATCCCACACGTTTAGTCCAGTACTAGAAGGATTGCCATATAGTGCTGTATGACCACTATATACATAGCGACCTTTTGTCGAATCATATATAAAAGTGGCTATCGCTGTTCCAATTGGTATAGTTGGGTCTACCTTTCCATTTTTCACAACTGCCCTTCCTCTATACCATGAACCTGTTGCTATATTTGGGGTTTTAGTGACAGCTTTTACAAAAGCTACACATTGTCCATCGAAATTTGCTTGTGATGCTGGTCGGCTTGTTACTTCATTCACCTTTATAACATTGGAATATTGCTTGGCTAAAGGGAAATATTTAGATATTGCTGTCCGCTTGACAACATCAAAATTAGAAGTGGAGTCATACATGAGGTATTCATGTAAGGGATTTGTTTGGTATGTTTTCCATTGTGCCTGAGAACCAGCCAAGAAATTAATATTGGCTGTTGTTGCCTTTAATTCTGCTGCCTGGACTGGTGCAATTGCAATCGCAAATACACACAATAACAAAACACCTATTCTGGTTATTCCTTCCAACCTTTTTACATTCATATTTAGTCCTCCTATTCATGCAAGCGCTTCATTAAGTGGATCAGCAGATTTTCATTACAATATACTACCTTTCCATGATACGCTTGTACTACATTTTGTCTTAGTTCTAATCTCCTCTTTATCGAATACCTATAATAAGGAGAATAGTTGAACAATATCTAGTTATCTCCATATAGGTATAATTTTAGAATATACTTTATAGTAAATAATCATTTCCCTCCATTTTGGAGGATAATAGAACATTATATTTCTAATTTTACTTTGGTTGATAAAAACAAAGACAACAAATCAGACGAAAAACAAACTGTTCACCAGTTAAAAAAGATATAGAATAGGATAGTTTTCTAATCATCTAAATATATGAATTCAAAGTGCTCATAATTCACCCTCATCATACGATAAAGAAACCACCACAATAACAAAATAAAAAAAACATTCGAGACTATGCTAAAATTTTATCCGTTTAATTTAAATAGCATTGAAATGGAGCAAATATCCTCCATTTAGGAGGAGTAGTTTTATTTACTAATATTACTGTCTGTTTTCTAAATGTATTTAGTAATTTGTAATTACGATTCTGATTCAGAAAGAAAGAGAATCGAATATGTATTTAGTAAGTCTTCATCAGAAGCAGATGATGTCAGAAAAATTCAAGGTATTACACGAATAATAAATGATAATGATATTGAAAATCTTTTATCAGATCTATACCTACGTACATCCGCACATAACGTTTCAGTATATAAGATCTCCAAAGTTGAAGTGGATAACTTACCTGAAACAAGGAAAATCAAATTTCAACTGAACAAATCTAAGGAAGCTGTAGATTCATTTATCAATTATTTATTAGCTCAAAAAAAAGCTATATATAAAAAC
It encodes:
- a CDS encoding disaggregatase related repeat-containing protein, giving the protein MTLKLIESVLLAVLVAILLSASSSASTLSSNVGIAAGGDLTYLDQQNLDKYFQNLTQLGVTWVRWDIEWRAVEKERGIYNWETSDKVAKTAQKYGIKSLIIIHLPPEWAIQEGLYNENRQSPPKEFEDFAYFAKQVAIRYKESAYGPIEYFEIWNEPNLEGGWYPASNAESYAELLKLSYTAIKEGNPNARVISGGLAMAVTKDNNISPVDFINSLYEAGAKGYFDAIALHPYTYPAAPNSEVEWNGWKSIDSVREIMVKNGDSDKKIWITEYGAPTYGPGSKFEIITEGVFNYGSDYMSEEAQEEMFRQAIEFYNKKEFLGAFFPFNLFDKKISTTEKLNTEYYFGLIHDNGTKKPAYWVIKQALNTTSPAVSVSYIPKYDNRLRQSSPTSVLSTTTYLDVGKSTSCSRDLMFFDLSAYKTTDIISKATLSLYWYYPAGATHTSDTVVEVYRPVEWDPKYVSWNSRASGTLWSIAGGNWYDKNAVSQGTTPYASVTFSAGTVPDNKYHEFDVTQLVKEYVSGKYKNTGFFIKAKTESGNYIAFYSSEYSNAVMRPKLTITPSSGSTSIDYAPVANAGADKTATVGSAVSFDASASTDDKGIASYSWDFDVSNGINADATTKTTSKTYTIAGTYTVTLTVTDTAGQKSTDTLKVVVSNTPSSVSYIPTYDNRLRQSSPTTVLSTTTYLDVGRSTSSSRDVLLFDLSAYKTTDTISKATLSLYWYYPAAATRTSDTVVEVYRPVEWDPKYVTWNNRASGTPWSNAGGNWFDKNGVSQGTTPYASLTFAGSKAPDNKYYEFDVTQLVKEYVSGKYKNTGFFLKAKTESGNYIAFYSSEVSNDAQKPKLTITR
- a CDS encoding BPSL0067 family protein; the encoded protein is MNVKRLEGITRIGVLLLCVFAIAIAPVQAAELKATTANINFLAGSQAQWKTYQTNPLHEYLMYDSTSNFDVVKRTAISKYFPLAKQYSNVIKVNEVTSRPASQANFDGQCVAFVKAVTKTPNIATGSWYRGRAVVKNGKVDPTIPIGTAIATFIYDSTKGRYVYSGHTALYGNPSSTGLNVWDQNYLNDKAVARHCISYTGTTRESNIKNYYVVNIQ
- the csa3 gene encoding CRISPR-associated CARF protein Csa3, translated to MTDHTLITTLYTLEPVLICVTRLSPSKIIILTEEDTAEKKAQAEQILEATFGKVIEIKKAVTSLYDPVRVAQDVAALIEKEHAQGRKVQINVSGGRKPQAFGALFGAYARSDMVARIVYVTEEDNFIIDFPVLSFNISPTKKMILELVQNGTVAVESIAMSVGISKGMAYNHLRELKSMGYITDGDGYKITDSGRLAVI